The Thermoplasmatales archaeon genome includes a window with the following:
- a CDS encoding YraN family protein, whose product MEKEKGGEKTRKRGTSAERIARRIIEGKGFSIIATNYKINSKGENIAEIDIVAEKNNEKYAIEVKSGRANLTTVRQAYANAKLANLKPMIICKKCDDATKIAAKELGVEIVEFSEYYLLLEPEEIESIVKKCMEEIMEEYGFLNSPVIDDETLKFLKTISQSKNFEEASKIFKLNEEEMGKRIAELSKKGILPKRSLSYSDLKRCCVNIISRNEIYRRIEKIEETLEEIKNILKNQ is encoded by the coding sequence ATGGAAAAAGAAAAAGGAGGGGAAAAAACGAGGAAAAGAGGGACTTCAGCAGAAAGAATAGCAAGAAGAATAATTGAAGGAAAGGGTTTTTCAATAATTGCAACAAATTATAAGATAAATTCTAAGGGAGAAAATATTGCTGAAATAGATATAGTCGCAGAAAAAAATAATGAGAAATATGCTATTGAAGTGAAATCTGGCAGAGCAAATCTTACAACCGTAAGACAGGCTTATGCAAATGCAAAGCTTGCAAACTTAAAGCCAATGATAATATGCAAGAAATGCGATGATGCAACAAAAATTGCAGCTAAAGAATTAGGGGTTGAGATAGTAGAATTCAGTGAATATTATTTATTATTAGAGCCAGAGGAGATTGAAAGTATAGTAAAAAAATGCATGGAAGAAATAATGGAAGAATATGGTTTTTTAAATTCACCAGTTATTGATGATGAAACATTAAAATTTCTTAAAACAATTTCTCAATCTAAAAATTTTGAAGAGGCTTCAAAAATTTTTAAGCTAAATGAAGAAGAGATGGGCAAAAGAATTGCGGAATTATCAAAAAAGGGAATATTACCAAAGAGAAGCTTATCTTATTCGGATTTGAAGAGATGCTGTGTGAATATAATTTCAAGAAATGAGATATATAGGAGAATAGAAAAAATAGAAGAAACTTTAGAAGAAATCAAGAATATTTTAAAAAATCAATGA
- a CDS encoding 4Fe-4S binding protein, with amino-acid sequence MKKWEKEGYLELSDLKLPNEEQLKKGVAIIECIQQIPCNPCVDACPKKAISMKDINALPEIDYEKCIGCGKCIEVCPGLAIFLVKIVGKEAMVSIPYEFIPLPKEGSIVKALDRRGNEICDARVEKVKKGKTNVVTIRVPSNYAMEARNIEV; translated from the coding sequence ATGAAAAAATGGGAAAAAGAAGGGTATCTGGAGTTGAGTGATCTAAAATTGCCGAATGAAGAGCAATTGAAAAAGGGAGTGGCGATAATAGAATGCATCCAGCAAATACCTTGCAATCCGTGTGTTGATGCTTGCCCAAAGAAGGCAATTTCAATGAAGGATATAAATGCATTGCCAGAAATTGATTATGAGAAATGCATTGGTTGCGGAAAATGCATTGAAGTTTGTCCTGGACTGGCGATATTTCTTGTTAAAATAGTTGGAAAGGAAGCAATGGTAAGCATTCCATATGAATTTATTCCCTTGCCAAAAGAAGGAAGTATAGTGAAAGCTCTCGATAGAAGGGGGAATGAGATATGTGATGCAAGAGTAGAAAAAGTAAAGAAGGGAAAAACAAATGTTGTTACAATAAGAGTGCCCTCAAATTATGCAATGGAAGCAAGGAATATAGAGGTATAA
- a CDS encoding XTP/dITP diphosphatase yields MIYFITSNKHKYEEIKKIVKNVKMLTIPYPEIQANELEEVVVYGIEYLKEKVDGNFFIEDSGLFIKSLNDFPGVYSSFVFKTIGNKGILKLMENKRNREAFFASVIGYYDGKINLFKGICKGKIAREEKGNNGFGYDPIFIPEGKRKTFGEMEIEEKNLYSHRSKAVKKFIDFLKYS; encoded by the coding sequence ATGATATATTTCATAACAAGTAATAAACATAAATATGAGGAAATAAAGAAAATTGTAAAAAATGTAAAAATGCTGACAATTCCTTATCCAGAGATTCAAGCAAATGAACTGGAAGAAGTTGTTGTTTATGGAATAGAATATTTAAAAGAGAAAGTTGATGGAAATTTTTTTATAGAAGATTCTGGCTTATTTATAAAATCCCTAAATGATTTTCCAGGAGTTTATTCATCTTTTGTTTTTAAAACAATAGGTAATAAAGGAATATTAAAATTGATGGAGAATAAAAGAAACAGGGAAGCATTTTTTGCATCGGTTATCGGATATTATGATGGAAAAATAAATTTATTTAAAGGCATTTGTAAGGGAAAAATAGCAAGAGAAGAGAAAGGAAATAATGGCTTTGGATATGACCCAATATTTATTCCTGAGGGTAAAAGAAAAACTTTTGGTGAAATGGAAATAGAAGAGAAAAATCTATACTCCCACAGGAGCAAGGCGGTAAAAAAATTCATTGATTTTTTAAAATATTCTTGA
- a CDS encoding FAD-dependent oxidoreductase, translating to MRIEEHPILKFKREKEIYFYYNGKKLKAYEGETIASALYANGVKVFSRSKKGRARGFFCGIGKCSSCLMKVDGIPNIRTCITPVREGMIVEDNDKEISNLGYENGKVKKISCEIAVVGAGPAGMSSAIEVSNYVDVLLIDENPHVGGQLIKQTHKFFGSKEEGAGTRGIEIANELRKEIEERRIRLLRNTSVIGYYDRGYKFLSAVNKLDKILYEIEAKRIIFATGAQENMLLFEGNDLPGVYGAGGVQTLMNVYGVRPGKKGVIVGAGNVGLILAYQVLQAGVGVACIIEAMDKIGGYFVHAAKVRRCGVPIYTRHSIKEAYGREEVEGVIIAELNDKWEFIEGSEKKIDCDFVCIAVGLTPSSRILSQTGAEIRFINEAGGWVALHNEYMETTKEGIYVAGDLSNIEEASTAIIEGKIAGLACANSIRKIDDFEEKFKKYSSQLRIFREGYFGERARKAKEKIISGYYEKMGKRRVSGVE from the coding sequence TTGAGGATAGAGGAGCATCCTATCCTTAAATTTAAAAGAGAAAAAGAGATATATTTTTATTACAATGGAAAAAAACTCAAGGCATATGAAGGAGAAACAATAGCATCCGCTCTTTATGCAAATGGGGTAAAAGTTTTTAGCAGAAGCAAAAAAGGGCGTGCAAGGGGTTTCTTTTGCGGGATAGGAAAATGCTCCTCTTGCCTAATGAAGGTTGATGGTATCCCGAATATAAGGACCTGCATTACACCTGTTAGGGAGGGAATGATTGTGGAAGATAATGATAAGGAAATATCAAATCTGGGGTATGAGAATGGAAAAGTTAAAAAAATATCTTGCGAGATTGCGGTTGTGGGGGCGGGGCCTGCGGGCATGAGCTCTGCGATTGAGGTATCGAATTATGTGGATGTATTGCTAATAGATGAAAATCCTCATGTTGGAGGGCAATTAATAAAGCAAACCCATAAATTTTTTGGTAGCAAAGAGGAGGGGGCGGGCACAAGAGGGATTGAAATTGCAAATGAGCTGAGGAAGGAAATTGAGGAGAGGAGAATAAGATTACTTAGAAATACGAGTGTGATTGGATACTATGATAGAGGATATAAATTCCTTTCCGCTGTAAATAAGCTTGATAAAATACTGTATGAAATAGAAGCGAAGAGAATAATATTTGCAACCGGAGCTCAGGAAAACATGCTTTTGTTTGAAGGAAATGATTTGCCTGGAGTATATGGAGCGGGTGGTGTACAAACCCTTATGAATGTATATGGTGTCAGGCCCGGCAAGAAAGGAGTTATTGTTGGAGCGGGAAATGTGGGTTTAATTCTTGCCTATCAGGTTCTGCAAGCGGGCGTGGGGGTTGCTTGTATTATTGAGGCAATGGATAAGATTGGAGGATATTTTGTTCATGCTGCAAAGGTTAGGAGATGTGGTGTTCCAATATATACAAGGCATTCGATAAAGGAAGCATATGGAAGGGAAGAGGTAGAGGGGGTGATAATAGCGGAATTAAATGATAAATGGGAATTTATTGAGGGAAGCGAAAAAAAAATTGATTGCGATTTTGTATGCATAGCGGTTGGGTTAACTCCTTCTTCAAGAATTTTATCTCAAACTGGAGCGGAAATAAGATTTATAAATGAAGCGGGTGGATGGGTTGCTCTGCACAATGAATATATGGAAACAACAAAAGAAGGGATATATGTTGCGGGTGATTTATCTAATATTGAAGAGGCCTCTACCGCAATTATTGAAGGAAAAATTGCTGGACTGGCATGTGCTAACAGTATAAGAAAAATAGATGATTTTGAAGAAAAATTTAAGAAATATTCATCTCAACTAAGAATATTTAGGGAAGGATATTTTGGAGAAAGAGCAAGGAAAGCAAAGGAAAAAATCATAAGTGGTTATTATGAAAAAATGGGAAAAAGAAGGGTATCTGGAGTTGAGTGA